A single window of Pseudarthrobacter defluvii DNA harbors:
- a CDS encoding phage integrase N-terminal SAM-like domain-containing protein: protein MILASNAMYREVFVAVDSAGRVLDFGAVRYLHPEDHVFTQMLTGWRNQQLSRNLSFGTIEGRERLVTRFQEFTNEYPWQWTPAHVDEFFGDLRSVKHVAQSTIRSYQAALRAFCAYAASPEYGWDRVCEQYFGTHPAQVCLNIRAFGVHPSCVRGPTARARSSGPGCR, encoded by the coding sequence ATGATTCTTGCATCCAATGCAATGTATCGGGAGGTTTTCGTGGCGGTCGATTCAGCGGGACGGGTGCTCGACTTCGGCGCTGTGCGTTACCTTCACCCCGAGGACCACGTGTTCACCCAGATGCTTACCGGCTGGCGCAACCAGCAGTTGAGCCGGAACCTGTCGTTTGGCACCATCGAGGGCCGGGAACGGCTGGTGACGCGGTTCCAGGAGTTCACGAATGAGTATCCATGGCAGTGGACGCCGGCCCACGTGGACGAGTTCTTCGGGGATCTGCGCAGCGTGAAGCACGTCGCGCAGTCCACCATCCGGAGCTACCAGGCAGCGCTGAGGGCGTTCTGCGCCTACGCAGCGTCGCCTGAGTATGGCTGGGACCGGGTCTGCGAACAGTACTTCGGTACGCACCCTGCTCAGGTCTGTTTGAATATCCGCGCTTTTGGGGTCCATCCGTCGTGTGTTCGGGGGCCAACGGCCAGAGCGCGCAGTAGCGGTCCTGGGTGCCGGTAG